In Desulforhopalus sp., the genomic stretch TTCAATCAGGGGTTGTGGTTATGCTATTCACCAGCAAGAAAAAAGCAGCACACCTCTTCTGATCCCTCCACAGGCCGACATCGATTAAGCCTTCTGCCTCTCTCCGATCCTCCTTGCCGGACTCCCGACGTAAATCCCCCAGGGCGCGCAATCCTTATTTACAAAGCTGCCCGCACCAATCACGCAACCCTCACCGATGGTTACCGGCATAATCGTCGAGCGGGCACCTATATAAACGTCGTTGCCAATCTCCAATCTTCCTCCTAAAACCTTGCTTTCGCCTTTTGCCATTCCGTCGACCATTTTGAGGCCTGGAGCATGGGAATACGTTGCTGACAAAAAGACCGTACCAGGACCGGTCGACACGCGGTCGCCAATGATCGTTAAACCGCCACCCCAGATAATAGTATGTGGTTGTACATCGGTATACTCACCGATTGTCACTCCTTCACCGGCAAAAATAAATGCAAAATCACGGATCTTGCAATGATTGCCCAAATCAACAACATGAGGAAAGGCGATCTTGGCCATAGGGTAGATTTTCACGCCCTCGCCGCAGGATCTGAGTTTATCCTTCACGTTCTCCCCCATCAACTCAATGCCTTCAATGTTGTACGTTTCCATTTATCTCCCTCAGGTTAATTGAAACATCGTCTTACGTTTATCCAGCAAGTACTTGTATCTCTCGCTTTCCATCTCCGCCTTGTAATCAATCAACATTTCCTTAAAGGAAAATTTCGGGCTCCATTCCAAATCCCGTTTTGCCTTGCTAATGTCATAGAGAAAGGAATCCATCCCGTTTGACTTTTCGGGACGCTCAATGATCACCGGCTGGGTTTTTGCCCCCCAGAACAGCTCGGCTATTGTTTCAGCCTGGGCTCGTAAAGTTAAATAATTTCCAGAAGCTATATTGAACAGACCAGATGCGGTATGAATGGCAATCGCCTGCAAAAATGCGGAGACCACATCTTTAACATAGACAATGTCGCGCCCAACATCGGGATCCCCCCAAATTTCCAGAGGCTGGCAGGCCATAGCTTTCTCAATGAATATCTGAAACCCTGTCTTGATAGGCTTCCCGTCTTTAAATATCTCGGTATGAGGGCCATATCCGTAAACCGGCGGAAGCCTGAAAATTACCCCGGTTAAACCGTACTGTGCCTGGTAGTGCATCACACAATCTTGTGCGGCACTCTCAGATATACTAAACATTGCGTATTCACCCTGGTATCTGATCCCCCGCCCTTCTTCTTCACGAATCGCTTTGCTCGCTGCCCACAAACCCTGGGTGTTTCTGTGTGAGCTTGCATATATGATTTTACCGACCTTATTTTCCTTGCAAAAATCGAGTATGTTCAAGGTCCCGATAACATTTACGGTGATGTAGTCACGCGGGTCGTATTGCTCCTGGCCAACATTGGCCGGCTGACAAGCGGCCAGGTGAATCACCGCATCATAGCTTGTCTTGGGTAATGCCTCAAAATCGCCTTTATGGGTGATATCGACGTTGATATATTGAACCCCAATGTTTTTATAGTGGGTTCGTCCAACATCACTGATGTCCGTTGCCGTGACCTTACAACCTTGGCTCAACAGTTCATCGATAAGATAGGTAGCAATAAAACCCGATGCTCCGAAAACGAGTACGTGCCTGGCCTTCATTCTTACGTCCCCAAATGTTTTTAAGGATTTCGAACAGATCCTTTATTACCCATATCAACCAAAACACCATCAGCCAAAAGGATAGCCGCAAACATTTCAGCACGCACCCAATCATCCTGCGTGTCAATATCCTGCACTCGCCACCGAGGAATCATAATCGGCTTGGTATATCGATCAAAAAAGCGCCTTTCTTGCGTCCACGCCAAAGCTCTTCCCCAGTAAAATTGACCGGCGTCATGAAGTGCAACGGGTAAGTCTTGTGAACGAGTGGCAGCATGTTCGGGGAAAAACATGCGAACTCCTCCCTCGTCGGTCATCTCGAATGAGCGAAAAATAGGTGCGGCAAAATCGGTTGCAGTAAACACATAATCCCAGTCTCCGGACTGGAGTTCTGCCCATCCTTTATGCAGATCATCAACCCGCATAAAGGGTGCTGTAGCATAGATACAGCATACGGCAATTACGTCCCATCCTTGATCCAGAGCCCATTGAGTCGCATGGGCAACGACGGGTGCTGTTCCAGCAAAATCGTTCGCAAGTTCCTCGGGTCGCATGAAGGGGACTTCCGCACCCCATTGTCTTGCTATTCCAGCAATCTCAATATCATCGGTGGATACGATAATGTGCTGAAACAAACCGGATGCCTTGGCGGCCTCAATCGACCAGGCGATCATTGGCTTGCCGCAGAATTCCCTAATATTCTTGCGAGGAATGCGTTTACTTCCCCCTCTCGCTGGAATGATAGCGATATTCATATGCCCACCGCCTCGCACAAGATCGCCACCACATGGTCCTGTTGTGTTACCGTCAATCCGGGAAACAAAGGGATAGTCAACGCCTCGCCAAAATAACTTTCCGCCTGCGGACAATATCCGGCACGAAAGCCCATTTGCTCATAGTGCGGCTGGCGATAGACCGGAATGTAATGCAAATTTACTCGTATATTCCCATCGGTAAGTCTGTTGTATACTTGCCGTTGCGTCGTGCTGATTTCTTTTAGTCTCAAGCGGATAACGTAGAGATGATAGCCTGAGTAGCTGTCGGCATGTTGCCATGGAGTTGTTACCGGCAAAGCATCTAACAGGTGGTCATAGCGTTTGGCGATTTCGTGACGTTTAGCTACAAATTCATCAACTCGCTGCAGTTGGCTTTGCCCCAAGGCCGCTTGCATGTCCGTCATCCGGTAGTTAAACCCCAGATCAATCTGCTGGTAATTCCAGATTTCATTTGCCGGACGCGGCTGCATATCATCTTCGGAGCTGGTGATGCCATGACTACGCAACTGACGCATATTCTTGGCCAAGGTTGCGTTATTTGTCACCGCCATTCCTCCTTCGCCGGTGGTGATGATTTTTACCGGATGGAAACTAAAAATAGTGATGTCACTATAGCGGCAATTGCCTATAGGGTCCCCTTTATATTTGCCGCCGATAGCATGAGAGGCGTCCTCAATTACCTTGAAGCCATATTTTTGACTTAAGGCGTGTATACCGGCCAAATCGCAGGGTTGACCACATAAATGTACTGGAATCAAAACTTTGGGGAGTTTCCCGATCTTGTCAGCTTGAACAAGTTTTTTTGTAAGACTTGCGACGCTCATGTTGTAGGTTCGTGGGTCGATATCGACAAAATCGACTGTGGCTCCACAATACAAAGCACAGTTGGCACTGGCAACAAAAGTGATCGGAGTGGTCCAGACGCTATCGCCCTTGCCTACACCCAGAGCAAGGCACGCAATGTGTAATGCGCTGGTAGCGCTGTTGACGGCAACCGCAAATTGAGCATCGCAGAAATCCGCAACTGCTTTTTCAAAAGCCGGTACAGCAGGCCCCTGCGTTAAATAGTCAGAATACAGTACATCAACGACAGCCTGAATATCGTTTTCGGAAATATCCTGTCTACCATAAGGTATGAAATTCATCTTATTGCCTATATTTCATGACCAGGATCGACTTGCTCTTTAATAAGCCTGTACAACTGTTCAACGGTCAAAAATTCTTCATTACTGCCACTATTGTAGGCAAATCCTTCATTGACAAGCTTCGCCCCCATCTTTTCACAATACTCGTCAATTGTATATTGCGCCCCTAAGGGTAGAATCGCATAATATTTCCCAAGATCAACAGTATTGAAACTATCACTTGCGGTAATCATTTCTTCATGAATTTTTTCACCCGGTCTAACACCTATAACTGGGTGGCTGCACTCAGGCCCAATGGCTTGGACCAAGTCAGTGATCCTGTACGATGGAATTTTAGGGACAAGAATTTCTCCACCCAAAGAATTTTCAATCGTCCACAAAACCATTTCTACACCGTCTGCCAAACTGATATTAAACCTTGTCATTTTGGGATCCGTTATTGGCAACACTCCACTTGAACGTCTTTCTAAAAAGAATGGGATAACCGAACCCCGGCTACCCAGGACATTTCCATAACGAACGACACTGAAACGAATCTCCCTCTTTCCTTTTATGTTATTTGCCGCAACGAAGAGCTTGTCTGAACACAATTTTGTCGCACCGTAGAGATTTATCGGAGCGGCTGCCTTGTCTGTTGATAATGCCACAACGCACTTCACATCTGTATCTAAGCATGCCTCAATGAGATTTTGTGCACCAAGTATGTTTGTTTTTATGCACTCAAAAGGATTGTACTCAGCAGTGGGGACCTGTTTGAGTGCCGCTGCATGAACTACAATGTCGATTCCCTCAAGAGCACGATACAACCTTGATTTATCACGAACATCGCCAATAAAAAAACGAAGACAGTCGCTTTTTGCTTGGGTATAAATTTGCTGCATTTCAAACTGTTTAAGCTCGTCCCGAGAAAAAATTACCAAGCGTTTTACTTTCGGATATCTTCTCAAGATGTTTTCGACAAAGGCTTTACCAAAAGAGCCAGTTCCACCGGTTATGAGAATAGACTTGTTTGAAAGCATTGCACTTAGCCCCTTTATTGTGGTTTTTATAAAAATTTTAGATCGCAATTAAATACAACCCAGAGCTAGACCAACTTTCGCAATAGGCCAATAATTATTGGAATCAACTTTAACAGCTTGAAGTGATACTAAAAATCATATGCTATTCACATCTGGCGTGTCAATTCTTCTGGAAACAATTTAGTCTTTAAAAGAACAAAACCCCGCAAATCACGATAAATATTATATCCTTCTATTTCCCCCTCCTTTCTTCAAATCATCCTCAGCTGCTTCCTGCATTTCCTTCTTTGTGATCAGAGCGTAAGGTTCACAATTCTCTTGTTACACAGTTGCTTAGGAATAATTTTGATGCTACTATAAAAACCTGATAAGATTTAAACATTGGCCCTTTCCAGCATTTTCTTCCCACAGAACAACACAAAACTGCCATATGATCGCCGACCTTGAAACCCTGCAAGCCATCCCCAACGGCAAACCGGTACGAATTTTCATCCCGCTCGTCAACCGGCAGGAAAGGTTGAGGGCTCAGTGTGTCTGCCAGGATATTCATCCACCGAAATTTTCCCTGGTTTTCAAGCCGGGCGTGTTACCACTGGAAGAAATTGACCACATACAACCGTGTATCGTGAGTATTGACATGGGGGGGCCAACTCTATCCATAGAAGCAATGATCCAAGAAGTTGTTAATCGGCAAACCCTGCAGATGATCCAGCGAAAAACCATAAGTCATGAACAGATGAGGGATTTTTTCCGGATTGATGCAGTCACCAGGGTTATCACCAGTTCTTTTCGTACACAGTTCACCAATCAAAACAGTGAGCCGTGGTCAATCCAGGGAGAGACAGTGGATATCAGCGGCAGTGGCATCCTGGCAATTTTCCCGACCCCGCCACCAGATGACACACACGTAAAGCTGCAGATAACCATTCCTTCTACCGAGCCAGAAACAGTCGCCGCTATCGCCCATCAAGTGCGCGTCCAGAAGCTGAAGGATGGCAGATTTGAAGTAGCCTATCACTTTGACGACATCGACATAGAAGACCGCGACAAGATTATTGGCTGTTGCCTCGTGCTGCAGAGAAAGTTGCTTCGTCTGAAGATCAATGTCGCGTAAAATCATCCCAATAATCCTTGCCGCATTGATGAGATACCACCATGCCTGAACAGGACATTCAAAGCATCATACAATCAATACCTGACGGTCAATCTGCCACCATTGTCTTAACCGACAAGACCGGCGAAAAGAAACATCTTCAGGGAGCATTTAAAGGAGCGAAGCCACCATTCTTCTTCTTCCTTTTTCCTCCGGAAGTATTGCCGGCCAACCTGGACACAGTAAGTAAATGCCCCTTTGCCAGCCGGGACCTCAGCGACAAGGATGTCGCCTTCGTTGCCGAGATAGTATCCCAGCCAAATGACCAGACACTGGAATTGATGGCAAGAAACACTGTGCAAGCGGCTGATCTTCGCCAATTTTTCCGGGTGACCCTGCGCACCCGGATCATTGTTCGCTTTTTCCCAGATGAAAACACTGAGGACCAGCGCAGCTGGGAAATGGCAGGTGAAACTGTCGATATTTCGCAATCTGGGGTCTTAGCTATTTTTCCAGACGAGTGCAGCAATTCCAGTTCACTCGACCTTGAAATATCCCTTGTTAACCCGGTTAAGAGAGTATTCTGCACCAGCCACGTCATCCGCTCGAAACGGTTAAAAAAAGATCGCTGGCTCATTTCCTTTCACTTTGACGAGATATCATCGACAGACCGAGATGCTATCGCTAAAAATTGTTTTGCCGAACAGCGGCGCCAGCTTCGGGATAAAGGCCAGACTTTTTAAATGGATACACCTAACCTTTTGGCATCCTTTGCCGATACAGCAGAATGGATACCATCAACCCCCTTTCATCCATATTGCCAGTCGGTTCTGCCACTTCTCAAGGCCGAGGGCGAAGTCACGGCCAGCAATTTCCAGCAACTGGGCAAATTCTCAAGGCTGTGGTTCTTGAAACAAACGGCAATGATCGCTTTGTCCTCGACATTGGCGGTAACCGCCTCTCGGCCAGTTCTCAAGCTGCGCTCTCTCCCGGCCAAATCCTCCAACTGCAGGTAACCAGAACCCAGCCACAGATTGAACTGAAAATCGTTAACGACACACTCAGCCGCTTTGTTGGTCGATCACTTACTCTTCTCAATAAAAATATTGATCTCACAGCACTTTTTGCAGCAATGGATAAGCATATCCCACCAATGCTGCAACAACTTACTCCTACAAGCCGCAATGTCCTTGAAGGCTTTTTCGCTCTGCAACAAACACCTTTTGGTGATAAAAACGATGGGGTGGTCCTCAAACAACTCACCGACAGGTTGGGATTAAACCTAGAACGCCTCTTGGCAGCCGGGGACAAGGTCGGTGCCATGCACACTCTCAAAGCCGCTCTCTTAGAAATCGCGCACCATTTCTCTGCCGCGGAACACCTCGCAGAGACCACTCAAAAAATCCTTACCACCCTGGAACTTTTTCAAATTGCGCAACTTCATACCAATAGTCCAAGCCAGCAAATTTTTCCTTTGCCTTTGCCCTTTGTCGAACAAGGGTATCTTGTCGTTGAGGAGCAGGGAAAAGATATCGAAGGAAAGCGACAAAAAGAGGAGGAAAGCCGGTTTTCACTCCACTTGACGATGGCCGACATCGGCAATCTGCGCATCGATTTTCTTCAAAATCCCGCTGGATTATATATCAGATTCCACGCAGACTCCCAGGAAACTGCCGATTTTATAGCGGCCCACAGCGATTCATTAGAAGCTGCCATAACCGGAATTCCAGTGATCAGCCTGGCCTTTTCAAGCGGAGCCTTAGATCCTATTAATGAACTCATCCGTCACCTGCTGCCGGATGGGAACTCAATGCTCGACACTAAGGTTTAAAAATGGCAGAGCAAAAAGTCATCAATAAGGCCGTCGCCATAATATATGATGAAAAGGAGGGTGCTGCACCCAGGGTCGCAGCCAGCGGCAAAGGTGTAGTTGCGGAAAAAATTATCGCCACGGCGAGGGAGGCCGGTGTACATATCAAGGAGGATGCCAACCTTGTTGAGATACTCGCTAAGATTCCAATTGGCAACGAGATACCGGTGGAACTTTACCAGACCGTAGCAGAGGTGCTTGCTTTCGTTTATCAGGTCAACAACAAATTTAAAGAAAAATTGGGTAAGCGTTAGCCCTAACCATCTTCTTCAATAAATCAAAAAAATAGGGGTGCAGCATGACTCATGCTGCACCCCTCACATCATTCCAACTAATTGGCGGAGCGGACGGGGCTCGAACCCGCGACCTCCGGCGTGACAGGCCGGCGTTCTAACCAACTGAACTACCACTCCAATTTCGTTTCATGGTGGGCGACACAGGGTTTGAACCTGTGACCCTCGGCTTGTAAGGCCGATGCTCTCCCAGCTGAGCTAGTCGCCCTCTCTGACAGCTTGAGCTTTGTCAATCTATCGCTCGGTGTCTTTTCTACAATCTATCACAAAAAAAGGAACCGTACTTCTATCGGTTCCTTTGATATGCTAATGGCGGAGCGGACGGGGCTCGAACCCGCGACCTCCGGCGTGACAGGCCGGCGTTCTAACCAACTGAACTACCACTCCAATTTCGTTTCATGGTGGGCGACACAGGGTTTGAACCTGTGACCCTCGGCTTGTAAGGCCGATGCTCTCCCAGCTGAGCTAGTCGCCCCCTCTCATCAAAACGGTGAAGGACTATTTACCAACTTCACCCTGCCCCGTCAAGGAAAAACATTAACACAGGTAAATATCTGACAACATTCTGTTTTCATTCACAACAGCAGAAGACTTTCCTATTCAAAAAGAGCCTTCCCAGGTGTTGCAACCAAGGCTTGACCAAGCACTTCATCCATGTGATTAACCAGGTCAATCTTAAGGGATTTCCTTATCTTAGCTGGCACATCATGAAGATCCCGTTCGTTATCCTTGGGCACCAAAACATGGGTTATATTACCACGCTTGGCAGCTAAAAGCTTCTCCGTCAATCCTCCGATCGGCAAGACCCGGCCACGCAAGGTTATTTCCCCGGTCATGGCCAAATGGTGTTTCACCGGAGTCTTGATAAGTGCTGAAACCAAAGAAGTGGCCATGGTAATCCCCGCAGAAGGACCATCTTTGGGAATCGCGCCTTCGGGAACATGCACATGAATATCAAGTTTTTGATAGAAATCTTCTTCTAAACCGAGAACTTTGGCTCTCGATCGTACATAGCTCAGGGCGGCCTGTGCCGACTCCTGCATAACATCGCCAAGCTTCCCGGTAATAATCAGCTTTCCAGAGCCGGTCATGAGGGTCGCCTCAATCTGTAATAGTTCGCCTCCCACTTCCGTCCAGGCAAGGCCAGTGGCAAGGCCGATCTCGTCAGTTTCCTCGGCAAGACCATAGCGATACTTTGGTGTCCCCAGATATTTGCCAACCGACTGGGCGCTGACCTGATACTTCTTGCCTTTCAGTTTCTTTTTCAAACGCTCCCTGGCTATCTTGCGACACAAAGAGGCAATAATCCTTTCCAGGCTCCGCACTCCCGCCTCACGGGTATACCGCCTGATGATCTCGAAAATCGCCCCATCGGTCAGCTGAATGTCACCCTTCCTGAAACCATTTTGTTCCAGTTGTTTGGGGATCAGGTACCCATCGGCTATTCGCAGCTTATCTTCCTCGGTATAGCCGCTGATCTGGATAATTTCCATACGATCCTGCAAAGGAACAGGAATACCATGGAGATTATTGGCAGTGGTTATGAAAAACACCTCGGAGAGATCATAGTCAATGTCGAGATAATGATCATTAAAGGCGACATTCTGTTCAGGATCGAGGACCTCCAACAAGGCTGAAGATGGATCGCCGCGAAAATCCATAGACATTTTGTCTACTTCGTCGAGACAAAACACAGGGTTGGCAACATCGACCTTCTGCATCGATTGAATAATCTTGCCGGGCATTGCGCCAATGTAGGTCCGTCGATGGCCTCTGATCTCGGCTTCATCACGCACCCCGCCAAGGGACAACCTGGCGAATTTCCGTCCCATCGCTCTGGCAATCGATTGACAAATCGAGGTCTTTCCAACTCCTGGCGGACCAACTAGACAGAGAATAGGCCCTTTGATCTTCTTAACTTGGCTTTGTACCGCGAGATATTCGAGAATACGCTCTTTCGGTTTGGCGAGACCGAAGTGGTCTTCGTCAAGTATTCTCTCGGCTTTATTAATATCAATCTTTGACTTGCTCTTTTTGTCCCAGGGCAGACTGACGATGCAATCAATATAGTTGCGAACCACTGTCGTTTCCGCCGACATGGGCGGCATGCTTCGCAGCTTCTTAAATTCTTTTAGAGCTTTTTCTTTAGCAAGTGCCGGCATTTCCTTGTTTTTAATGGTCAGCTCCAGCTCTCCCAGCTCATCGAGTCCGTCGGCATTTTGGCCAATCTCGGACTGGATTTCCCGGACCTTTTCACCGAGGTAATAGTCACGCTGAGTCTTACCCATGCGCATCTTTACCTTGGCGTTGATATTCTTTTCAATATCCGCAAGCTCAATTTCCCGGTTAAGGATCTCCAGGACCTTCTCCATGCGGGCGGTCAGCGGCTCGGCTTCCAATATTGATTGCTTTTCATCGCTTTTCAACGGCAGGTGGGCGCAGATAATATTGAGCAATTTAAAGGGATTTTCGATGGCTTTTACCGAATTGAGAATTTCTCTGCCAATCTTTTTATTGCTTGCGGCAAATTCATCGAAATATTTCCGCAACTCCCGCTCGTAGGCCTGCAGAGCCACACTCTGCTCCGCGACATCTCCGCGTTCTTCGACTTCAACTTGCAGAAAATTATCATTTGGCACATACGATATTATCTTCGCGCGTGATTTTCCTTCAACAAGGGCTTTAATAGTACCATCGGGAAGGCGTAACAATTGCATAACTGTGGCCAAGGTACCGAAGTCGTAGAGATCTTCGATGTCCGGATCATCGACAGTCGATTTCTTCTGGGTAACCAAAAGGATAGCTGTTTTCTTCTCCATTGCATCTTCCAGCGCATGAATGGATCTCTTCCTGCCGACTACCAAGGGAGCAACCATATGCGGGAAAATGACCAGATCTCGAAGTGGCATCAAGGGATAAAGCTTTGTCACAAAATCTCCTTTCGATAATTCGTCAGACATTTTTTATATTCTTTCATCAATTGGTTTTCGATCTTTCGTCCGCGGCATTATGATACAAAACAACCGGATAATCACCTTGAGTGATGACCTGTTCACTTATAACACATTCCTGCACGCCGGTCTTCGAGGGCAAATCATACATCACTTCAAGCATTGCCTCTTCCATTACCGACCTGAGCCCACGGGCACCAGACTTTCTTTTTAAGGCCTTGCGGGCAATAGCCACAAGTGCGCCCTCAGTAAACCGCAAGGTCACCCCATCAAACTCAAACAACTTTTGATACTGCTTGGTGAGGGCGTTCTTCGGTTCCTTCAGGATGCGGATGAGATCTTCCTCCACCAATTCCTCCATGGTGGCAATCACGGGTAACCGGCCGACCAACTCGGGAATCAGCCCGAATTTCAAAAGATCTTCCGGTTGAACGGCCTTTAACAGTTCACCGATTTTCTTTTTCTCATCTCCTGAAACCTTGGCCCCAAAACCTATCGACTTCGCACTCTGTCGGCGACTGACGACGCTATCCAGACCGACAAAGGCACCACCGCAGATAAACAGGATATTGGTGGTATCAATTTGGATCATCTCTTGCTGAGGGTGTTTCCTGCCACCCTTGGGTGGAACGGAGGCCTTGGTCCCCTCGATTATTTTCAGAAGTGCCTGCTGAACGCCCTCTCCGGACACATCACGGGTCAGCGATGGGCTATCTGACTTTCGGGCAATCTTATCAATCTCATCGATATAGATAATTCCCCTTTCCGCCCTCTCCAGGTTGTGATTGGCAGCCTGCAGCAGATTGACCAAAATATTCTCAACATCTTCACCCACATAACCAGCCTCGGTGAGGGTTGTTGCATCCGCCATGCAAAAGGGCACATTGAGAATTTTTGCGAGGGTCTGGGCAATTAATGTTTTGCCGGAGCCGGTCGGGCCGATGAGGACGATATTTGATTTCTGTAACTCAACCGAACCGTCATCATCGGGCGCATCGATCCTCTTGTAGTGGTTGTGCACTGCAACCGAAAGCACCTTCTTGGCAAATTCCTGTCCGATAACGTAGTCATCAAGAAATTGTTTGATCTCCATTGGCTTAAGGGACAAGGGATGGACCTCTTCCGGATCAAGCAATGGCAGATCTGATTCTTTCTTATCCTGCACGATTTCATTGCAGAGTCGTATACACTCATCACAGATGAAAACATCAGGCCCGGAAATAAGCTTTTCGACGTCCTCCTGTTTTTTACCACAAAAGGAACAACTGCAATCAGGTCCGTCACTCATAACATCATCCATACTATTTTTCCTCGACAAGCTCTTCTCTATTGCTAAGAACTTTATCTATTATTCCATACTGTTGAGCTTCTTCAGCACTCATAAAAAAGTCGCGCTCGGTATCGCTGCTGACTTTTTCCAGACTCGTCTTGGTGTGGTGGGCGAGAAGGCGGTTCAAATCTCTTTTCATCCTTAAAATCTCTTTGGCCTGGATATCAATATCGGTGGCCTGCCCCTGAAAGCCACCAG encodes the following:
- a CDS encoding PilZ domain-containing protein; its protein translation is MPEQDIQSIIQSIPDGQSATIVLTDKTGEKKHLQGAFKGAKPPFFFFLFPPEVLPANLDTVSKCPFASRDLSDKDVAFVAEIVSQPNDQTLELMARNTVQAADLRQFFRVTLRTRIIVRFFPDENTEDQRSWEMAGETVDISQSGVLAIFPDECSNSSSLDLEISLVNPVKRVFCTSHVIRSKRLKKDRWLISFHFDEISSTDRDAIAKNCFAEQRRQLRDKGQTF
- the pseB gene encoding UDP-N-acetylglucosamine 4,6-dehydratase (inverting) — translated: MLSNKSILITGGTGSFGKAFVENILRRYPKVKRLVIFSRDELKQFEMQQIYTQAKSDCLRFFIGDVRDKSRLYRALEGIDIVVHAAALKQVPTAEYNPFECIKTNILGAQNLIEACLDTDVKCVVALSTDKAAAPINLYGATKLCSDKLFVAANNIKGKREIRFSVVRYGNVLGSRGSVIPFFLERRSSGVLPITDPKMTRFNISLADGVEMVLWTIENSLGGEILVPKIPSYRITDLVQAIGPECSHPVIGVRPGEKIHEEMITASDSFNTVDLGKYYAILPLGAQYTIDEYCEKMGAKLVNEGFAYNSGSNEEFLTVEQLYRLIKEQVDPGHEI
- a CDS encoding PilZ domain-containing protein, with product MIADLETLQAIPNGKPVRIFIPLVNRQERLRAQCVCQDIHPPKFSLVFKPGVLPLEEIDHIQPCIVSIDMGGPTLSIEAMIQEVVNRQTLQMIQRKTISHEQMRDFFRIDAVTRVITSSFRTQFTNQNSEPWSIQGETVDISGSGILAIFPTPPPDDTHVKLQITIPSTEPETVAAIAHQVRVQKLKDGRFEVAYHFDDIDIEDRDKIIGCCLVLQRKLLRLKINVA
- the pseC gene encoding UDP-4-amino-4,6-dideoxy-N-acetyl-beta-L-altrosamine transaminase translates to MNFIPYGRQDISENDIQAVVDVLYSDYLTQGPAVPAFEKAVADFCDAQFAVAVNSATSALHIACLALGVGKGDSVWTTPITFVASANCALYCGATVDFVDIDPRTYNMSVASLTKKLVQADKIGKLPKVLIPVHLCGQPCDLAGIHALSQKYGFKVIEDASHAIGGKYKGDPIGNCRYSDITIFSFHPVKIITTGEGGMAVTNNATLAKNMRQLRSHGITSSEDDMQPRPANEIWNYQQIDLGFNYRMTDMQAALGQSQLQRVDEFVAKRHEIAKRYDHLLDALPVTTPWQHADSYSGYHLYVIRLRLKEISTTQRQVYNRLTDGNIRVNLHYIPVYRQPHYEQMGFRAGYCPQAESYFGEALTIPLFPGLTVTQQDHVVAILCEAVGI
- a CDS encoding NAD(P)-dependent oxidoreductase, which gives rise to MKARHVLVFGASGFIATYLIDELLSQGCKVTATDISDVGRTHYKNIGVQYINVDITHKGDFEALPKTSYDAVIHLAACQPANVGQEQYDPRDYITVNVIGTLNILDFCKENKVGKIIYASSHRNTQGLWAASKAIREEEGRGIRYQGEYAMFSISESAAQDCVMHYQAQYGLTGVIFRLPPVYGYGPHTEIFKDGKPIKTGFQIFIEKAMACQPLEIWGDPDVGRDIVYVKDVVSAFLQAIAIHTASGLFNIASGNYLTLRAQAETIAELFWGAKTQPVIIERPEKSNGMDSFLYDISKAKRDLEWSPKFSFKEMLIDYKAEMESERYKYLLDKRKTMFQLT
- the lon gene encoding endopeptidase La, giving the protein MSDELSKGDFVTKLYPLMPLRDLVIFPHMVAPLVVGRKRSIHALEDAMEKKTAILLVTQKKSTVDDPDIEDLYDFGTLATVMQLLRLPDGTIKALVEGKSRAKIISYVPNDNFLQVEVEERGDVAEQSVALQAYERELRKYFDEFAASNKKIGREILNSVKAIENPFKLLNIICAHLPLKSDEKQSILEAEPLTARMEKVLEILNREIELADIEKNINAKVKMRMGKTQRDYYLGEKVREIQSEIGQNADGLDELGELELTIKNKEMPALAKEKALKEFKKLRSMPPMSAETTVVRNYIDCIVSLPWDKKSKSKIDINKAERILDEDHFGLAKPKERILEYLAVQSQVKKIKGPILCLVGPPGVGKTSICQSIARAMGRKFARLSLGGVRDEAEIRGHRRTYIGAMPGKIIQSMQKVDVANPVFCLDEVDKMSMDFRGDPSSALLEVLDPEQNVAFNDHYLDIDYDLSEVFFITTANNLHGIPVPLQDRMEIIQISGYTEEDKLRIADGYLIPKQLEQNGFRKGDIQLTDGAIFEIIRRYTREAGVRSLERIIASLCRKIARERLKKKLKGKKYQVSAQSVGKYLGTPKYRYGLAEETDEIGLATGLAWTEVGGELLQIEATLMTGSGKLIITGKLGDVMQESAQAALSYVRSRAKVLGLEEDFYQKLDIHVHVPEGAIPKDGPSAGITMATSLVSALIKTPVKHHLAMTGEITLRGRVLPIGGLTEKLLAAKRGNITHVLVPKDNERDLHDVPAKIRKSLKIDLVNHMDEVLGQALVATPGKALFE
- a CDS encoding EscU/YscU/HrcU family type III secretion system export apparatus switch protein → MAEQKVINKAVAIIYDEKEGAAPRVAASGKGVVAEKIIATAREAGVHIKEDANLVEILAKIPIGNEIPVELYQTVAEVLAFVYQVNNKFKEKLGKR
- the pseF gene encoding pseudaminic acid cytidylyltransferase — its product is MNIAIIPARGGSKRIPRKNIREFCGKPMIAWSIEAAKASGLFQHIIVSTDDIEIAGIARQWGAEVPFMRPEELANDFAGTAPVVAHATQWALDQGWDVIAVCCIYATAPFMRVDDLHKGWAELQSGDWDYVFTATDFAAPIFRSFEMTDEGGVRMFFPEHAATRSQDLPVALHDAGQFYWGRALAWTQERRFFDRYTKPIMIPRWRVQDIDTQDDWVRAEMFAAILLADGVLVDMGNKGSVRNP
- a CDS encoding acyltransferase; translated protein: METYNIEGIELMGENVKDKLRSCGEGVKIYPMAKIAFPHVVDLGNHCKIRDFAFIFAGEGVTIGEYTDVQPHTIIWGGGLTIIGDRVSTGPGTVFLSATYSHAPGLKMVDGMAKGESKVLGGRLEIGNDVYIGARSTIMPVTIGEGCVIGAGSFVNKDCAPWGIYVGSPARRIGERQKA